One stretch of Aquimarina sp. Aq107 DNA includes these proteins:
- a CDS encoding GNAT family N-acetyltransferase: protein MENTEISQNIVFSRTIENFGTIHLRHLDFDYDISTIHKWVTKEYATYWGMLESSIEEVRSEYSALVSRKDYDVFIGVYNGVPIFLMEKYKAATDRISDYYSAKDTDYGMHILVAPSDHKITGFTWNVFTTVLEYFFELPDVERIVVEPDVRNQKIHTLNKKAGFVYQKEIELPEKTAALAFCELQDYKKAKNAFREKIKPMTNLNISDSLRVSHAHLNPYIWKSVNRALVSKAISEFLHELLFKPQQETNNQKWNKYLLIADTPGITYEFTAQKYKLDHWDIDKSSIIKKVNDIQVPIDALTFIVEFVYTLEIPKHLLPVYLEEISSTLSSAAYKKVHHSFSSSELVDSSFQVIEHAMTEGHPCFVANNGRIGFDGQDYLQYAPETNLPFKIYWLAGHKSKTTFTSVHKFEYKSLMRKELGVQLIAKFNTKLESLGLDTSSYVFIPVHPWQWNNKILQVFAADIANQNLVFLGEGDDYFSAQQSIRTLYNKSNPEKMYTKTALSILNMGFMRGLSPSYMKSTPHITEWITDLLGKDVYLKQKGFTMLGEVATVGFQNTFYEVLGKTNAHNKMLSALWRESPHTKIKKNQQLMTMAAFLHLDSDGGSLIGSLIKASVCDVGDWIRRYLEAYLTPLLHCFYTYGFVFMPHGENIIMVLENHIPVKILMKDITEEVIVFNEELELPEKVKRLYTKTSDTMKVLSIFTDVFDCFFRFMTPILEKDLDYRENDFWQEVALCIHSYQTEHPELQSEFDRYDLFVSEFDRCCLNRLQLKNTQQMLNLADPMASLILEGTLENPIAKFNNTKLNTRKSELVEDN from the coding sequence ATGGAAAATACTGAAATCTCACAAAACATAGTTTTTTCAAGAACAATTGAAAATTTTGGAACTATACATTTACGCCATTTAGATTTTGATTATGATATTTCTACTATTCATAAATGGGTAACAAAAGAGTATGCTACATATTGGGGTATGCTAGAAAGTTCTATAGAAGAAGTACGCTCAGAATATTCGGCGCTAGTTTCCAGAAAAGACTATGATGTTTTTATAGGTGTATATAATGGAGTTCCCATCTTTTTAATGGAAAAGTACAAAGCAGCAACAGATAGGATTTCTGACTATTATTCTGCTAAAGATACTGATTACGGCATGCATATTTTGGTAGCGCCATCAGATCATAAAATCACTGGATTTACCTGGAATGTATTTACTACAGTTCTTGAATATTTCTTTGAACTACCAGATGTAGAAAGAATAGTGGTAGAGCCAGACGTTAGAAATCAAAAGATTCATACTCTTAATAAAAAAGCTGGGTTTGTATACCAAAAAGAAATCGAATTACCGGAAAAAACTGCAGCATTAGCTTTTTGTGAACTACAAGATTATAAAAAAGCCAAAAATGCTTTTAGAGAAAAAATAAAACCAATGACCAATTTAAATATATCTGATTCATTAAGAGTATCTCACGCTCACCTTAATCCATATATTTGGAAAAGTGTAAATAGAGCTCTTGTAAGCAAAGCAATTAGCGAATTTTTACACGAATTACTTTTTAAACCTCAACAAGAGACAAATAACCAAAAGTGGAATAAATATTTGCTAATTGCCGATACTCCTGGAATAACATATGAATTTACTGCGCAAAAATATAAGCTTGATCATTGGGATATTGATAAAAGCTCTATTATTAAAAAAGTAAATGATATTCAGGTTCCTATTGATGCATTAACGTTTATCGTAGAGTTTGTATATACCTTAGAAATACCAAAACATTTACTTCCTGTATACTTAGAAGAAATATCTAGTACATTATCCAGTGCTGCGTATAAGAAAGTTCATCATTCATTTTCATCAAGCGAACTAGTAGATAGCTCTTTTCAGGTCATAGAGCATGCGATGACAGAAGGACATCCTTGTTTTGTGGCAAATAACGGAAGAATAGGTTTTGATGGTCAGGATTATTTGCAATATGCTCCAGAAACCAATTTACCTTTTAAAATATATTGGTTAGCGGGTCATAAAAGTAAAACCACTTTTACTTCTGTACACAAATTTGAATACAAATCTTTAATGCGAAAAGAGCTAGGTGTTCAGTTAATTGCAAAATTTAATACAAAATTAGAATCTTTAGGATTAGATACTAGTTCGTATGTTTTTATTCCTGTACATCCTTGGCAATGGAATAATAAAATACTTCAGGTGTTTGCTGCAGATATTGCGAATCAAAATTTAGTATTCTTAGGAGAAGGAGATGATTATTTCTCTGCACAACAGTCGATTAGAACACTTTATAATAAAAGTAATCCTGAGAAAATGTATACCAAAACCGCCTTGTCGATTCTAAATATGGGTTTTATGAGAGGGCTTTCTCCATCTTATATGAAGAGCACACCACATATTACGGAATGGATAACGGATTTATTAGGTAAGGATGTATATCTAAAACAAAAGGGTTTTACTATGCTAGGAGAAGTTGCTACGGTTGGTTTCCAAAATACTTTCTACGAAGTGTTAGGAAAAACAAATGCTCATAACAAAATGCTTTCCGCTTTATGGAGAGAAAGTCCACATACTAAAATAAAAAAGAATCAACAATTAATGACGATGGCTGCATTTCTTCATTTGGATTCAGATGGGGGTTCATTGATAGGATCATTAATCAAAGCTTCTGTTTGTGATGTTGGTGACTGGATTAGAAGATATTTAGAAGCATATTTAACACCATTACTACACTGTTTTTATACCTATGGGTTTGTTTTTATGCCACACGGAGAAAATATTATCATGGTATTGGAGAATCATATTCCGGTAAAAATCTTAATGAAAGATATCACAGAAGAAGTGATTGTTTTTAATGAGGAATTAGAATTACCCGAAAAAGTAAAACGATTATATACAAAGACTTCTGATACAATGAAAGTGTTATCGATTTTCACAGATGTTTTTGATTGCTTCTTTAGGTTTATGACTCCGATTTTAGAAAAAGATCTTGATTATAGGGAGAATGATTTTTGGCAAGAAGTAGCCTTGTGCATTCATTCGTATCAAACAGAACATCCAGAATTGCAATCAGAGTTTGATCGATATGATCTTTTCGTTTCAGAATTTGACAGGTGCTGTTTGAATAGATTACAACTGAAAAATACTCAGCAAATGTTAAATCTAGCGGATCCCATGGCAAGCTTAATTCTAGAGGGAACGCTAGAAAATCCTATTGCTAAGTTTAACAATACAAAATTGAATACTCGAAAGTCTGAACTCGTTGAAGACAATTAA
- a CDS encoding GNAT family N-acetyltransferase, with product MEKTTNNIQHQYHKIYSKSFSDFGAIEIRPFRISEDSEILHKWVNMDYAIFWGMQGYDLQQVRQEYIKLMEPEHYDVFVGVFKGKPVFVLERYNPKEDIISTLYSVEKGDCGIHIIVAPPHVKIPNFTWYLFTAIMDFVFKDSSVNRILVEPDIRNKKMFALCQRIGFQLDKIIELPNKTAQIAFLDKKQYQDFTSISKINKRSAMNTLDNAVSPQQSIAHLQPEVWVKVNTLFVTKAICEFSHELLITPVVLEKLKDGWNSYILKSDNPTIQYQFNAKPLALNHLYIESGSIKKYEESESVVIDGVLFIKEFRKQLGIKDTQMPLYLEEIISTLYGSAFKFLKGNPTSEELAIADFQTIEQSMTEGHPGFVANNGRIGFDSSDYRSYAPEAGNSFSLIWLAGHKSRAVYAATEVLSYDTLIQQELDNETITSFETIIKNKGFDPEDYFFIPMHPWQWFNKLANIFSPELATGNLICLGYGPDQYLAQQSIRTLFNKTNPKKFYTKTALSILNMGFMRGLPLYYLGTAPKMAVWLEELLYNDSYIQETGFRMLSEIASVSYVNPYFEEFGPHNDYNKMLASLWRESPIANVNGNQQAMTMAALLHIDQNGEALLPKIIEKSSLTITDWLRLYLKAYLSPLLHCFYHFDLVFMPHGENIIIVLEDQIPVKSFLKDITEEACILNPEVELPDHLKRMYAPVPEDVKLLSIFTDIFDGFFRFMSHILVAHANFKEEEFWKVVADVIQEYQDRYPEKEAKFKQYDLFAPEFQLSCLNRLQLNNHKQMIDLDDPVALLQFAGKLENPIAAFRKDLVGATS from the coding sequence ATGGAAAAAACAACCAATAACATACAGCATCAGTATCATAAAATCTATTCAAAAAGCTTTTCTGATTTTGGGGCCATAGAGATACGACCTTTTAGAATATCTGAAGACAGCGAGATATTGCACAAATGGGTAAATATGGACTATGCTATTTTTTGGGGAATGCAAGGATACGATTTACAACAGGTACGACAAGAATATATAAAATTGATGGAGCCGGAACATTATGATGTTTTTGTAGGTGTTTTTAAAGGTAAACCGGTTTTTGTATTAGAAAGATATAATCCCAAAGAAGATATTATAAGTACACTCTATAGCGTGGAAAAAGGAGACTGTGGGATTCATATCATCGTTGCTCCGCCACATGTTAAGATCCCAAATTTTACTTGGTATTTATTTACAGCTATAATGGATTTTGTGTTTAAAGATTCCTCTGTAAATAGAATCTTAGTAGAACCTGATATCCGAAATAAAAAGATGTTTGCATTATGTCAGCGGATAGGTTTTCAACTCGATAAAATTATAGAACTCCCAAATAAGACTGCTCAAATAGCATTTTTAGACAAAAAACAATATCAAGATTTTACATCAATTTCAAAAATTAATAAAAGAAGTGCTATGAATACTTTAGACAATGCTGTTTCGCCCCAACAATCTATAGCTCATTTACAACCCGAAGTTTGGGTTAAAGTAAATACTCTTTTTGTAACCAAAGCAATTTGCGAATTTAGTCATGAACTTCTGATCACACCAGTTGTTCTAGAAAAATTAAAGGACGGTTGGAATAGTTATATTTTAAAATCAGATAATCCTACCATTCAATATCAATTTAACGCAAAACCATTAGCGTTAAACCATTTATATATTGAATCAGGATCGATCAAAAAATATGAAGAAAGTGAATCCGTTGTCATAGACGGTGTTTTATTTATAAAGGAGTTTAGAAAACAGCTCGGTATTAAGGATACGCAAATGCCATTATATCTAGAAGAGATCATTAGTACCTTATATGGGAGCGCATTTAAATTTTTAAAAGGTAATCCAACTTCAGAGGAGCTAGCGATCGCCGATTTTCAAACTATTGAACAGTCCATGACAGAGGGACATCCTGGTTTTGTTGCTAATAATGGCCGTATAGGTTTTGATAGTAGTGATTATAGGTCGTATGCTCCCGAAGCTGGTAATTCTTTTTCATTAATATGGTTGGCAGGTCATAAAAGCAGAGCTGTATATGCAGCAACCGAGGTATTATCTTATGATACTTTAATACAGCAAGAATTAGATAATGAGACGATAACATCTTTTGAGACGATTATAAAAAATAAAGGTTTTGATCCGGAAGATTACTTCTTTATTCCTATGCATCCATGGCAATGGTTTAATAAATTAGCTAATATATTTTCGCCAGAACTTGCTACCGGAAACCTAATATGTTTAGGATATGGTCCGGATCAATACCTTGCTCAACAATCTATTAGAACATTATTCAATAAAACGAATCCTAAAAAATTCTATACCAAAACAGCGCTTTCAATTCTAAATATGGGGTTTATGCGCGGGCTTCCATTGTATTATCTTGGGACTGCTCCTAAAATGGCAGTTTGGTTAGAAGAATTACTTTATAATGATTCTTATATTCAGGAAACGGGTTTTAGGATGCTAAGTGAGATTGCTTCGGTAAGTTATGTGAACCCTTATTTTGAAGAGTTTGGTCCTCACAATGATTATAACAAGATGTTAGCATCCCTTTGGAGAGAAAGTCCCATTGCCAATGTGAACGGAAACCAACAAGCCATGACTATGGCAGCATTGCTACATATAGATCAAAATGGAGAAGCTTTATTACCAAAAATTATTGAAAAGTCTAGTCTAACTATAACGGATTGGTTGCGTTTATATTTAAAAGCATATTTAAGCCCACTATTGCATTGTTTTTATCATTTTGACCTGGTTTTTATGCCTCATGGGGAGAACATTATCATAGTATTAGAAGATCAAATCCCTGTAAAATCTTTCTTAAAAGATATTACGGAAGAAGCTTGTATTCTAAATCCAGAAGTTGAGTTGCCAGATCATTTAAAACGCATGTATGCTCCAGTTCCAGAAGATGTAAAATTACTTTCGATTTTCACAGATATATTCGACGGTTTTTTCCGATTTATGTCTCATATTTTAGTTGCACATGCTAATTTCAAAGAAGAAGAATTTTGGAAAGTGGTTGCAGATGTAATTCAAGAATATCAGGATCGTTATCCAGAAAAAGAAGCAAAATTTAAGCAATATGATTTATTTGCTCCAGAATTTCAATTGTCTTGTTTAAATAGATTACAACTAAATAATCACAAACAAATGATTGATTTAGATGACCCTGTAGCATTGCTTCAGTTTGCTGGTAAACTAGAGAATCCCATTGCTGCTTTTAGAAAAGATTTAGTAGGTGCAACTTCATAA
- a CDS encoding lysine N(6)-hydroxylase/L-ornithine N(5)-oxygenase family protein has protein sequence MTKEEKILDFIGIGVGPMNLGLACLSEPITELDGLFLDRKEKFDWHPGMMLQDTTLQIPFMADLVTLADPTNPYSFLNYIKEQGRIYSFYIRENFLLLRNEYNQYCRWAIDKLSNVQFGTEVVEIAYNEKEQYYTVLSECTKTNKRKVHRARRLVLGTGTSPYIPSCCNSLKEDAIHSSSYLPNKKKLQSKKSITVFGSGQSAAEIFYDLLQEIDEKGYELNWITRSPRFFPLEYSKLTLEMTSPEYVDYFYNLPNHKRNELIKNQKHLYKGINQDLIADIFDLIYTKRLLADVKVNLRTNSELQNAVYDDTLDTFYLEIHQHEQDKYYRHRTEGLVLATGYQYQKPTFVNGISDRIRWDEKGRYDVHRNYAIDQLGCEIFVQNAELHTHGFVTPDLGMAAYRNSYIIKELTGTDYYAIEKRVAFQQFDVLEEEEIMIETPTT, from the coding sequence ATGACGAAAGAAGAAAAGATACTTGATTTTATTGGGATTGGAGTAGGTCCTATGAATTTAGGACTAGCATGTTTGTCCGAGCCAATTACAGAGTTAGATGGACTGTTTTTAGATAGGAAAGAAAAATTTGACTGGCATCCAGGTATGATGCTTCAGGATACTACATTACAGATCCCTTTTATGGCAGATTTAGTAACCTTAGCAGATCCTACAAATCCATACAGTTTTCTAAATTATATCAAGGAACAAGGAAGAATCTATTCCTTTTATATTAGAGAAAATTTTCTTTTACTAAGAAATGAATACAATCAGTATTGTCGTTGGGCAATTGATAAATTATCTAATGTTCAATTTGGGACCGAAGTGGTTGAGATTGCGTATAATGAAAAGGAGCAATATTATACTGTTCTTTCGGAATGTACAAAAACGAATAAACGTAAAGTTCATAGAGCTAGAAGACTTGTTTTGGGAACCGGAACAAGTCCGTATATACCCAGTTGTTGTAATTCTTTAAAAGAAGATGCGATTCATTCTAGTTCTTATTTGCCAAATAAGAAGAAGTTACAATCCAAAAAATCTATTACAGTTTTTGGCAGTGGTCAGAGTGCTGCAGAGATTTTTTATGATCTCTTACAAGAAATAGATGAAAAAGGATATGAATTGAATTGGATTACGAGATCGCCAAGATTCTTTCCGTTAGAATATTCAAAACTTACTTTAGAGATGACGTCTCCCGAGTACGTAGATTATTTTTATAACCTTCCTAATCATAAACGTAATGAGTTGATTAAGAATCAAAAGCATTTATACAAAGGGATCAATCAAGATTTGATTGCTGATATATTTGATTTGATATATACGAAACGATTGCTTGCGGATGTCAAAGTAAATCTAAGAACAAATTCAGAGTTACAGAATGCGGTTTATGATGATACTTTGGACACCTTTTATCTAGAAATTCATCAGCATGAACAAGATAAATACTATCGTCATAGAACAGAAGGACTAGTATTGGCTACAGGATATCAATATCAAAAACCAACATTTGTCAATGGGATTAGTGATCGAATTCGATGGGATGAAAAAGGTAGATATGATGTACATCGTAATTATGCTATTGATCAATTGGGGTGTGAGATATTTGTACAAAATGCCGAACTACATACACACGGATTTGTAACTCCCGATTTAGGTATGGCAGCTTATCGCAATTCATATATCATCAAAGAATTAACAGGCACAGATTATTACGCTATAGAAAAGAGAGTTGCATTCCAGCAGTTTGATGTGTTAGAAGAAGAGGAAATTATGATAGAAACTCCAACTACCTAA
- a CDS encoding MFS transporter → MKNFLIIMTLVAVVSDYLLHPFYPQFFEARFGVTNPELVGYYFAAICFMVMISFPFWAYVSKKITELNILIYTQFVAGILALCCYTTTSYVNFWIISLMMILFKGSYLLVYPYILKIITKKEHPKTIGLLSVVVHLGGILGAVIGGATVDLIDASYIFLIMAIGDFIQMGMSAYLLRSNKYNTAKILEPEGSIKQNSKMIPRGFILKIGLITMILYFSDFLIRPFFATYWESISVYNTTLVSGTVYAIPGFVALIALWINTKRKETNNVWQQMVPILLIGITGLFLQGLSTEITVIIGRIIYGWAIFQGVVKFDVLLFKFSTPDSYAMDYSKVHFFQNLGVLLSSFSVGLLVDNHGLRIPFLVALGGFSITLLLYYLIFKVAPKLTSKQLVKS, encoded by the coding sequence ATGAAGAACTTTTTGATCATAATGACCTTAGTAGCTGTAGTAAGTGATTATTTATTACATCCTTTTTATCCTCAATTTTTCGAAGCTCGATTCGGAGTGACAAATCCAGAATTGGTAGGTTATTATTTTGCTGCGATATGCTTTATGGTGATGATTTCGTTTCCTTTTTGGGCATATGTTTCCAAAAAAATAACAGAGCTAAATATTCTTATATACACACAATTTGTGGCAGGAATATTGGCTTTATGTTGTTATACAACTACATCATATGTTAACTTCTGGATCATTTCTTTAATGATGATCTTATTTAAAGGAAGCTATTTACTAGTATATCCGTATATCCTAAAAATTATTACTAAAAAAGAACATCCTAAAACCATTGGTTTATTATCCGTAGTGGTACATCTTGGTGGAATATTAGGAGCAGTGATAGGAGGTGCTACTGTAGATTTAATTGATGCTAGCTACATTTTTCTGATTATGGCGATTGGAGATTTTATACAAATGGGTATGAGTGCTTATTTATTAAGAAGTAACAAATACAATACAGCCAAAATCTTGGAACCGGAAGGGTCTATTAAACAGAACTCAAAAATGATTCCCAGAGGTTTTATTCTCAAAATTGGATTGATTACTATGATTTTGTATTTCAGTGATTTTTTGATAAGACCATTTTTTGCAACCTACTGGGAAAGCATTTCAGTATATAATACTACACTAGTATCAGGAACAGTATATGCAATACCTGGTTTTGTAGCGCTGATTGCTTTATGGATAAATACGAAGAGAAAAGAAACAAATAATGTATGGCAACAGATGGTGCCAATATTATTAATAGGTATTACTGGATTATTTCTTCAAGGGCTTTCTACAGAAATAACAGTAATAATAGGTAGAATAATTTATGGTTGGGCAATTTTTCAAGGAGTTGTAAAATTTGATGTATTGCTCTTTAAATTTAGTACACCAGATTCTTATGCTATGGATTATAGTAAGGTACATTTTTTTCAAAACCTAGGAGTGTTGCTATCGTCTTTTTCTGTGGGGCTACTAGTAGATAATCATGGATTGAGAATTCCATTTTTGGTTGCTTTAGGTGGTTTTAGTATCACTTTATTGCTGTATTATTTAATTTTTAAAGTTGCTCCAAAACTCACTTCTAAACAATTAGTTAAGTCATAA
- a CDS encoding heparan-alpha-glucosaminide N-acetyltransferase domain-containing protein encodes MSTIKPNRILAIDFGRGFSVIAMIMVHTLWIHARQDVQSDTFLGHFIHFVGRGTPVFLITMGVSFMISRNQDVKSAVKRGITILGVAYLMNFLKFLAPILVGLMPDSFIAAYGWEMPLKLEEYTYLLLTGDILQLAGISLIILALIRAYLKNKFILLGLAILIAFISPELRGVQSETFGLNYITQLLWSDGYWVYFPVFPWISFILLGMFFGKWYVEKGYNQNELFKRMGIVGLLFIAAGAPLVFMNEAYHFNDFFHLGPGGVIYLAGWNFSVLSIFHWILSKTKDNFLCKTFYYCSKHVTSLYVIQWVLICWGMVIFGFQSKSELGTLLLMPIFMGLTFVIHFSVVKIRNISRSDKRIPKGRLTS; translated from the coding sequence ATGTCAACTATAAAACCAAATAGAATTTTAGCTATAGATTTTGGAAGAGGATTTAGTGTTATTGCTATGATTATGGTTCATACATTATGGATTCATGCTAGACAAGATGTGCAATCCGATACTTTTCTAGGACATTTTATTCATTTTGTTGGAAGAGGTACACCAGTTTTTTTAATAACAATGGGAGTATCTTTTATGATATCAAGGAATCAAGATGTAAAAAGCGCAGTAAAAAGAGGGATAACGATTCTCGGAGTAGCTTATTTAATGAATTTTCTCAAGTTTTTAGCACCTATACTCGTAGGGTTAATGCCTGATAGTTTTATAGCCGCTTATGGATGGGAAATGCCTTTGAAGTTAGAAGAATACACATATTTATTATTAACGGGTGATATATTACAATTAGCTGGAATATCATTGATTATATTAGCACTGATCAGAGCATATTTAAAAAATAAATTTATTCTATTAGGGCTAGCTATTTTAATAGCATTCATATCTCCAGAATTAAGAGGTGTTCAATCAGAAACATTCGGATTAAACTATATAACTCAATTGTTATGGAGCGATGGTTATTGGGTCTATTTTCCTGTTTTTCCTTGGATATCATTTATATTATTAGGAATGTTTTTTGGGAAATGGTATGTGGAAAAAGGATATAATCAAAATGAGTTATTTAAACGAATGGGTATCGTAGGATTACTATTTATTGCAGCTGGAGCCCCATTGGTATTTATGAATGAAGCATATCATTTTAATGATTTTTTTCATTTAGGACCTGGAGGAGTAATTTATCTCGCTGGATGGAACTTTTCTGTGTTGTCAATATTCCATTGGATATTATCGAAAACTAAGGACAATTTCTTATGTAAAACCTTTTATTATTGTAGTAAACATGTAACATCACTATATGTTATCCAATGGGTTTTGATTTGTTGGGGAATGGTGATTTTTGGTTTTCAAAGTAAAAGTGAACTTGGTACATTACTATTAATGCCAATATTTATGGGATTAACATTTGTTATTCACTTCTCCGTGGTTAAAATAAGGAATATTTCTAGATCTGATAAACGAATTCCTAAAGGAAGATTGACATCATAG
- a CDS encoding aspartate aminotransferase family protein, producing MLLDTQTNLVFDQKVDHFFDPQSKYSYEEYMHKALQYVKSFLDRDHFYPGEVFDFQEKKDLLSPNANETLSVDQALNEIKELYLDHTIAFHHPNYVAHLNCPVLLPALVGDLIASSVNTAVETWDQSISATYIEQEIIRWICDKMNLPSTADGVFTSGGTQSNFMALLLARDNYAFKHFGLNLKENGWSDVVSKFRFFCSDKAHFSIKKNAALMGMGYNAVIPVATDEKMKMEADALVQAIEKEKQIGNIPIAIVATAGTTDFGSFDPLDTIAKIAHEYDIWFHVDGAYGGSYVLTETHRHLLEGIKHADSVTIDFHKTMFQPVCSSAFLVRDTEHFKYVSYYADYLNPLEHRDEKHPNLIEKSIQTTRRFDALKLWFTLKMTGEKNIGAFLEKVHYLALDLYHSVRDDIYFEMAHKPELSTLVFRYKVPGVSSDALLDKTNLYIKNTLFKSGQASIASTKFNGKTYLKFTLLNPKSTIDDLLNIIQMIKETGKTYNSEKHN from the coding sequence ATGCTCCTCGACACACAAACTAATCTTGTTTTTGATCAAAAAGTTGATCATTTTTTCGATCCTCAATCCAAATATAGCTATGAAGAATATATGCATAAAGCGTTGCAATATGTAAAGTCTTTTTTGGATAGAGATCATTTTTATCCAGGAGAAGTATTCGACTTTCAGGAAAAGAAAGATTTACTCTCTCCAAATGCGAATGAAACCTTATCAGTGGATCAGGCTCTTAATGAAATTAAAGAATTGTATCTCGATCATACCATTGCTTTTCATCATCCTAACTATGTAGCCCATCTTAATTGTCCCGTATTGCTTCCTGCTTTGGTTGGTGATTTAATCGCTTCATCTGTAAATACAGCCGTAGAAACTTGGGATCAAAGTATTTCTGCAACGTATATAGAGCAGGAAATAATTCGATGGATTTGTGATAAAATGAACTTACCATCCACTGCTGATGGTGTTTTTACCAGCGGTGGAACTCAATCTAATTTTATGGCCTTATTACTAGCACGGGATAATTATGCTTTTAAACATTTTGGATTGAATCTAAAAGAGAATGGTTGGTCAGATGTAGTTTCTAAATTTCGTTTTTTCTGTTCAGATAAAGCACATTTTAGTATTAAGAAAAATGCTGCACTTATGGGGATGGGATATAATGCCGTAATTCCTGTAGCTACTGATGAAAAGATGAAAATGGAGGCAGATGCTTTAGTACAAGCCATAGAAAAAGAAAAACAAATAGGAAACATACCGATTGCTATCGTGGCTACCGCAGGAACCACAGATTTTGGTAGTTTTGACCCTTTGGATACCATTGCAAAAATTGCTCATGAATATGATATTTGGTTCCATGTGGATGGAGCTTATGGAGGTAGTTATGTGCTTACTGAAACGCATCGCCATCTTTTAGAAGGAATTAAACATGCGGATTCTGTTACTATCGATTTTCATAAAACAATGTTTCAACCTGTTTGTTCTAGTGCTTTCTTAGTTAGAGATACAGAACACTTTAAGTATGTTTCATATTACGCGGATTATCTAAATCCATTAGAACATAGAGATGAAAAACATCCTAATCTGATAGAAAAATCAATCCAAACTACTAGACGATTTGATGCGTTGAAACTCTGGTTTACCTTAAAAATGACTGGAGAAAAAAATATAGGAGCATTTTTAGAAAAAGTACATTATCTAGCATTAGATCTTTATCATAGCGTTAGAGATGATATCTATTTTGAAATGGCTCATAAACCAGAGCTAAGTACATTAGTTTTTCGATATAAAGTTCCAGGTGTATCGTCAGATGCACTTCTTGATAAAACGAATCTTTATATTAAAAATACCTTGTTTAAATCGGGTCAAGCTTCTATAGCGAGCACAAAATTTAATGGAAAAACATATCTAAAATTTACATTATTAAATCCTAAAAGTACCATTGACGATCTGTTAAATATCATTCAGATGATTAAGGAAACAGGTAAGACTTACAATAGCGAAAAGCACAATTAA